The following are encoded in a window of Halorarum salinum genomic DNA:
- a CDS encoding DUF58 domain-containing protein produces MTAPSATGRWRGVVAVSLFAGAVGLLAQRPDVLLLAALGVGFAAYPRLVPPSPEPDLAVERTTAPDSPAEGDRVDVTVTVRNEGDRSLPDLRVVDGVPSLLPVVDGTPRHATALPPGGEATFRYSVEARPGKHRFEPATVVSRDASGATELRTAAAHPTVVDCGAPVPAAALRELTRNRPGELVTDDGGSGIEFHRTREYRPGDPMNRVDWRRFARTGELATVEYREERSASVVLCLDVGSPPAAGASGPDAPDGRSGSTDPASGSDVDPTADVDARSNPHALARGVLAADRLASALEAANHEVGLATLGDRHCWIPPSGGTAHLDRLRHALDTHPAFGTADGPGDGSSPGGPGRAGRNGWPTGENAGRTGGVDGNRSGDRGSDEEASPARLPDGVATLSDGGRRDGTARGARGRQAAELRERLDPGTQVTLVSPLADDGVLGAVRSLEAAGHPVYVVSPDTTAPETVGTRLAGVERSRRLRTLRRTGVPVVDWAAGEDLRTALAAAAGGSA; encoded by the coding sequence GTGACCGCGCCGTCCGCGACGGGACGCTGGCGCGGCGTCGTCGCCGTCTCCCTGTTCGCCGGCGCCGTCGGCCTGCTGGCACAGCGCCCCGACGTGCTGCTCCTCGCGGCGCTCGGCGTCGGGTTCGCGGCCTACCCGCGGCTCGTCCCCCCGTCGCCGGAGCCGGACCTCGCCGTCGAGCGGACGACCGCCCCGGACTCGCCCGCCGAGGGCGACCGGGTCGACGTGACGGTGACCGTCAGGAACGAGGGGGACCGGTCGCTCCCGGACCTCCGGGTCGTCGACGGCGTGCCGTCGCTGCTCCCCGTGGTCGACGGGACGCCGCGACACGCGACGGCGCTGCCCCCGGGCGGCGAGGCGACGTTCCGCTACTCGGTCGAGGCGCGGCCCGGGAAACACCGCTTCGAGCCGGCGACCGTCGTCTCGCGGGACGCCAGCGGCGCGACCGAACTGCGGACGGCCGCCGCCCATCCGACGGTCGTCGACTGCGGGGCGCCGGTACCCGCCGCGGCGCTCCGGGAACTGACGCGCAACCGCCCCGGCGAACTCGTCACCGACGACGGCGGGAGCGGCATCGAGTTCCACCGGACGCGGGAGTACCGGCCGGGCGACCCGATGAACCGGGTCGACTGGCGGCGCTTCGCCCGGACGGGCGAACTGGCGACGGTCGAGTACAGGGAGGAACGGTCGGCCTCGGTGGTCCTCTGTCTCGACGTCGGCTCCCCGCCGGCCGCGGGGGCGAGCGGGCCGGACGCCCCCGACGGGCGTTCGGGGTCGACCGATCCGGCCTCCGGCTCCGACGTCGATCCGACCGCGGACGTCGACGCGCGTTCGAACCCCCACGCGCTCGCCCGGGGGGTCCTCGCGGCGGACAGGCTGGCGAGCGCCCTGGAGGCGGCGAACCACGAGGTCGGGCTCGCGACGCTCGGGGACCGTCACTGCTGGATCCCGCCGTCCGGCGGGACCGCCCACCTCGACCGCCTCCGGCACGCGCTCGACACGCACCCGGCGTTCGGCACGGCGGACGGCCCCGGGGACGGATCGAGCCCCGGCGGACCGGGACGTGCGGGTCGGAACGGGTGGCCCACCGGGGAGAACGCCGGACGTACGGGCGGGGTGGACGGAAACCGGAGCGGCGACCGCGGGTCGGACGAGGAAGCGAGCCCGGCACGGCTCCCCGACGGCGTGGCCACGCTGTCGGACGGCGGGCGGAGGGACGGGACCGCCCGGGGGGCCCGCGGGCGCCAGGCCGCCGAACTGCGGGAGCGACTCGACCCGGGGACCCAGGTGACGCTGGTGAGCCCGCTCGCCGACGACGGCGTCCTCGGCGCCGTTCGATCGCTCGAGGCCGCCGGACATCCCGTGTACGTCGTCAGCCCCGACACCACCGCGCCGGAGACGGTCGGAACCCGGCTGGCGGGCGTCGAGCGCTCGCGCCGGCTCCGGACGCTCCGGCGGACCGGCGTGCCGGTCGTCGACTGGGCGGCCGGCGAGGACCTCCGGACGGCGCTGGCCGCGGCCGCGGGGGGATCGGCGTGA
- a CDS encoding DUF7519 family protein — protein MTASAPRSADRPVERPDLRPTVPGSVLAVAAGVASVALLIDTPEQWQALLVEVAGIVFVAAGYAAWRRRSRVDGAPAGVVGGLFAVVGASLIATAVAVALTRPPAMIHRLELAPGLVGLAVLLAGLLPVRAGRERTLVTAGTALLFVGVLTSGVVHGATLGTLLLAGLAAVLAWDLGEQAVSLGAQVGRGASTYRAELVHGGGSLAVGVGAFLAALGVDRLGIRELSLTGFTALLVAGLVLVLALRQ, from the coding sequence GTGACCGCGTCCGCCCCGCGCTCGGCCGACCGTCCGGTCGAGCGGCCGGACCTCCGCCCCACCGTCCCGGGGAGCGTCCTCGCGGTCGCGGCGGGCGTCGCGTCCGTCGCGCTCCTGATCGACACCCCCGAGCAGTGGCAGGCCTTGCTGGTGGAGGTGGCCGGCATCGTGTTCGTCGCCGCCGGGTACGCGGCCTGGCGGCGTCGCTCCCGGGTCGACGGGGCGCCGGCGGGCGTCGTCGGGGGACTGTTCGCGGTCGTCGGCGCGTCGCTGATCGCGACGGCGGTCGCCGTCGCGCTCACGCGTCCGCCGGCGATGATCCACCGGCTCGAACTCGCGCCGGGGCTGGTCGGCCTGGCCGTGCTCCTCGCCGGCCTCCTCCCAGTCCGAGCGGGCAGGGAGCGCACGCTCGTGACGGCCGGGACGGCGCTGCTGTTCGTCGGCGTGCTCACGAGCGGCGTCGTTCACGGCGCGACGCTCGGGACCTTACTCCTCGCCGGTCTGGCGGCGGTCCTCGCGTGGGACCTCGGGGAGCAGGCGGTTTCGCTGGGTGCCCAGGTGGGGCGAGGGGCGAGCACGTACCGCGCGGAGCTGGTCCACGGCGGCGGGAGCCTGGCCGTCGGAGTCGGCGCGTTCCTCGCGGCGCTCGGCGTCGACCGGCTCGGGATCCGCGAGCTCTCGCTGACAGGCTTTACCGCCCTCCTCGTCGCCGGCCTCGTGCTCGTCCTGGCGCTCCGCCAGTGA
- a CDS encoding DUF7269 family protein — protein MTPERPVSRALAFAALAFAAFVLVSPVVADLVPTAAVVARLGNDYLLVAAFAAFALAATVAVLLARAATGVAEATPPAVEGVAPASMGREVDAALDALPPLRTTAEHGRVHGRLRRAAVSAVAERDRCSRSAARERVERGEWTDDADAAAFLATATLEDPPLKRKLGTLLAGDHWFRRRVRTAVAALQSLEGDRT, from the coding sequence ATGACCCCGGAACGGCCCGTCTCGCGCGCGCTCGCGTTCGCCGCGCTCGCGTTCGCCGCGTTCGTCCTCGTCTCCCCTGTCGTCGCGGACCTCGTCCCGACGGCGGCCGTGGTCGCGCGGCTCGGAAACGACTACCTCCTCGTCGCCGCGTTCGCCGCGTTCGCGCTCGCCGCGACCGTCGCGGTCCTGCTCGCGCGGGCCGCCACCGGCGTCGCGGAGGCGACCCCCCCGGCCGTCGAGGGCGTCGCCCCCGCGTCGATGGGGAGGGAGGTCGACGCGGCGCTCGACGCGCTCCCGCCACTCCGGACGACCGCGGAACACGGGCGGGTCCACGGGCGGCTCCGACGGGCCGCGGTGAGCGCGGTCGCGGAGCGGGATCGGTGCTCCCGGAGCGCCGCCCGCGAGCGCGTGGAACGCGGCGAGTGGACCGACGACGCGGACGCGGCGGCGTTCCTCGCGACGGCGACCCTCGAGGACCCGCCGCTCAAGCGGAAGCTCGGGACGCTCCTCGCCGGCGACCACTGGTTCCGGCGGCGGGTCCGGACGGCGGTCGCGGCGCTCCAGTCGCTGGAGGGGGATCGGACGTGA